A window from Cellulomonas sp. C5510 encodes these proteins:
- a CDS encoding ABC transporter permease: MSETIAAAALEPGAPAVGPAAPRGVWRTLRRRPLFWVCTVVLALLALVAVAPQAFAGLFGQPDPRACDLSASARPPGGDHVFGTDVQGCDVFANVVHGTRASLTVGVLCTVIALLVALVLGTAAGFYGGFADRLIARLTDVFLGFPFLLGAVVVLTSIGTRSAVTVALVLALFSWPTMARLVRSSVRAVRDAPYVEAARAMGLRDRRIIARYVLPNSIGPVLAVATTMVGGVIVSESTLTFLGLGLRAPSISWGLQLSSAQAYFQTSPHMLVFPSLFLTVTVLAMITLGDVLRDTLDPRSR, encoded by the coding sequence ATGAGTGAGACGATCGCCGCCGCCGCGCTCGAGCCGGGCGCACCCGCCGTGGGGCCCGCCGCACCGCGCGGGGTGTGGCGCACGCTGCGGCGCCGGCCCCTGTTCTGGGTCTGCACCGTCGTGCTCGCGCTCCTCGCGCTGGTCGCGGTCGCCCCGCAGGCGTTCGCCGGGCTGTTCGGCCAGCCGGACCCGCGCGCGTGCGACCTGTCCGCGAGCGCCCGGCCGCCCGGCGGGGACCACGTGTTCGGCACCGACGTGCAGGGCTGCGACGTGTTCGCGAACGTCGTCCACGGCACCCGCGCGTCGCTGACCGTGGGCGTGCTGTGCACCGTGATCGCGCTGCTCGTCGCGCTCGTGCTGGGGACGGCGGCCGGGTTCTACGGCGGGTTCGCGGACCGACTGATCGCCCGGCTCACCGACGTGTTCCTCGGCTTCCCGTTCCTCCTCGGGGCCGTCGTGGTGCTGACGTCGATCGGCACCCGCTCCGCCGTCACCGTCGCGCTGGTGCTCGCCCTGTTCTCCTGGCCGACGATGGCGCGGCTCGTGCGGTCGTCGGTGCGCGCGGTGCGGGACGCGCCGTACGTGGAGGCAGCCCGCGCGATGGGCCTGCGGGACCGGCGGATCATCGCGCGCTACGTGCTGCCGAACTCCATCGGGCCGGTGCTCGCCGTCGCGACCACGATGGTCGGCGGCGTCATCGTCTCGGAGTCCACCCTGACGTTCCTGGGGCTCGGGCTGCGCGCGCCGTCGATCTCCTGGGGCCTGCAGCTGTCGAGCGCGCAGGCGTACTTCCAGACCTCCCCGCACATGCTCGTGTTCCCGAGCCTGTTCCTCACCGTGACCGTGCTCGCGATGATCACCCTGGGTGACGTGCTGCGCGACACCCTGGACCCGAGGTCGCGCTGA
- a CDS encoding serine hydrolase — translation MSHRTAQTVRAAAPYLWSWVEQQASYRRATGVQVAVRVDGELLLDAAWGVADVTTGEPLTTDHLFRIASHSKTFTATAVMQLAEQGRLRLDDTLGAYVPELAGSPLASRTLREVLGHQAGVVRDGDRADFWQLDGPFPDREALLADVLAHGEVYGPNEHFKYSNVGYSLLGLVIEEVTGLSYAEHLHRAVVEPLGLTRTGAEYDPARASEYAAGHTGLLDADDRRERIEHVDTRAMAAATGFFSTASELSAYGSAHVLGDERLLTDASKRVMQRLESVVTAYGTEIGRYGVGMDRNTIGDREVVGHSGGYPGHITRTYVDPEDGLVVSVLTNAVDGPADPIAVGLIKLIDLALKAPGAAEEPAEPAPGPRPLADYTGRFANLWGVMDVAELGGRLVLLRPAAPDPVAAYEELTVAGPDALQIHRGPGFGTVGERLTYERDADGSVTSVRAAMTSWPVAEFRARRSAMTVRRPGALPAPTVSA, via the coding sequence ATGTCCCACCGCACCGCCCAGACCGTCCGAGCCGCCGCCCCCTACCTGTGGTCCTGGGTGGAGCAGCAGGCCTCCTACCGCCGCGCGACCGGCGTCCAGGTGGCCGTCCGGGTGGACGGCGAGCTGCTGCTGGACGCCGCGTGGGGCGTGGCCGACGTGACCACCGGCGAGCCGCTCACCACCGACCACCTGTTCCGGATCGCGTCGCACTCCAAGACGTTCACCGCGACGGCCGTGATGCAGCTCGCGGAGCAGGGCCGGCTGCGGCTGGACGACACGCTGGGCGCGTACGTCCCCGAGCTGGCCGGCTCCCCGCTGGCGTCCCGGACGCTGCGCGAGGTGCTCGGCCACCAGGCGGGGGTGGTGCGTGACGGCGACCGCGCGGACTTCTGGCAGCTCGACGGCCCGTTCCCCGACCGGGAGGCGCTGCTGGCCGACGTGCTCGCCCACGGCGAGGTCTACGGCCCGAACGAGCACTTCAAGTACTCGAACGTCGGCTACTCGCTGCTCGGCCTCGTCATCGAGGAGGTCACGGGGCTGTCCTACGCGGAGCACCTGCACCGCGCCGTCGTCGAGCCGCTCGGGCTCACGCGCACCGGTGCCGAGTACGACCCCGCGCGCGCGTCCGAGTACGCCGCCGGCCACACCGGGCTGCTGGACGCCGACGACCGCCGCGAGCGCATCGAGCACGTCGACACCCGGGCGATGGCCGCGGCGACCGGCTTCTTCTCGACCGCGAGCGAGCTGTCCGCCTACGGCTCCGCGCACGTGCTCGGCGACGAGCGGCTGCTCACCGACGCGTCCAAGCGCGTGATGCAGCGGCTCGAGTCGGTGGTCACCGCGTACGGCACCGAGATCGGCCGGTACGGCGTCGGCATGGACCGGAACACGATCGGCGACCGGGAGGTGGTCGGGCACTCCGGCGGCTACCCGGGGCACATCACGCGCACGTACGTCGACCCGGAGGACGGCCTCGTGGTCAGCGTGCTGACGAACGCGGTGGACGGCCCCGCCGACCCGATCGCCGTCGGCCTGATCAAGCTGATCGACCTGGCCCTGAAGGCGCCCGGAGCGGCCGAGGAGCCCGCCGAGCCGGCGCCCGGCCCGCGCCCGCTCGCGGACTACACCGGCCGGTTCGCGAACCTCTGGGGCGTCATGGACGTGGCCGAGCTCGGCGGCCGGCTGGTCCTGCTGCGCCCCGCCGCCCCGGACCCGGTCGCCGCCTACGAGGAGCTCACCGTCGCCGGTCCGGACGCGCTGCAGATCCACCGCGGCCCCGGGTTCGGCACCGTCGGCGAGCGGCTCACCTACGAGCGCGACGCCGACGGCTCCGTGACCAGCGTCCGCGCGGCGATGACCTCGTGGCCCGTCGCGGAGTTCCGGGCCCGCCGCAGCGCGATGACGGTCCGCCGTCCCGGCGCCCTGCCCGCCCCTACGGTGAGCGCATGA
- a CDS encoding GbsR/MarR family transcriptional regulator — MTTAPDPAEPTLDDDALEWIEQFASTWDNANSSRMEGRVVGLLMIIDRPYLSSQQIATLLQASAGAVSTATRHLVEIGFILRHSIPGDRNHYFRAEDDIWGSWLASERTYLPRLQRVIDSGLMAVSETDPGPRRRLLNARNYFEWLAGYHRQMLADWEAHRDALAAADTAATPAPTPPASSAPPVRGRQSELPTSTGSTELGGDEPPGAP; from the coding sequence ATGACGACCGCCCCGGACCCGGCCGAGCCGACCCTCGACGACGACGCCCTCGAGTGGATCGAGCAGTTCGCGTCCACCTGGGACAACGCGAACAGCTCGCGCATGGAGGGGCGCGTCGTGGGCCTGCTCATGATCATCGACCGCCCCTACCTGTCGTCCCAGCAGATCGCCACGCTGCTGCAGGCGTCGGCCGGGGCCGTGTCGACCGCCACGCGGCACCTCGTCGAGATCGGCTTCATCCTGCGGCACTCCATCCCCGGCGACCGCAACCACTACTTCCGCGCCGAGGACGACATCTGGGGGTCCTGGCTCGCGAGCGAGCGCACCTACCTGCCGCGGCTCCAGCGGGTCATCGACTCCGGGCTGATGGCCGTCTCGGAGACCGACCCCGGCCCGCGACGGCGCCTGCTCAACGCCCGCAACTACTTCGAGTGGCTCGCCGGCTACCACCGTCAGATGCTCGCGGACTGGGAGGCCCACCGCGACGCCCTGGCCGCGGCGGACACCGCCGCCACCCCCGCCCCCACCCCTCCCGCGAGTTCGGCACCTCCGGTGCGAGGTCGGCAGTCCGAGCTGCCGACCTCGACCGGGAGTACCGAACTCGGCGGGGACGAACCCCCTGGAGCACCGTGA
- a CDS encoding ABC transporter ATP-binding protein, whose amino-acid sequence MSATTEPVLRVRDLTVTFRVDGGRSPDVHAVRGVSYDLLPGEVLAVVGESGSGKSVSSLALLGLLPGTARVTGSARLGDQELVGLDRRALSEVRGRRIAMIFQDPGNALDPVFTVGYQLREMLRRHVPGLTRAQRTARAVELLRMVELPDPEERLRFYPHQLSGGQAQRVMIAMALACDPEILVADEPTTALDVTVQQEVLDVLRRLRERTSAAIVLITHDMGVVADLADRVVVMRDGEVVETADVAALFAAPAAAYTRTLLAAVPRIGAPARDSAADDRERPALNVERLVVEYRNRRGRVVRAVDDVTLRVQPGEMVALVGESGSGKSTLGRCALGLAPLTSGTVEVVGTRLGTDTPRAVRAARTRIGVVFQNPAASLNPRYTVGESVAEPLRVHAGLRGAVLDARVAELLESVELPAAWASRYPHELSGGQRQRVSIARAVSLDPELLIADEPTSALDVSVQATVLELFRSIQQRLRFACLFISHDLAVVDELADRVAVMHRGRLVEVGERSTVLGAPQDDYTRRLLAAAPVPDPAAQAERRAARLAG is encoded by the coding sequence GTGAGCGCCACGACCGAGCCCGTGCTGCGGGTGCGCGACCTGACCGTGACGTTCCGCGTCGACGGCGGCCGGTCCCCGGACGTCCACGCGGTGCGCGGCGTGTCGTACGACCTGCTGCCGGGCGAGGTCCTCGCGGTGGTCGGCGAGTCCGGGTCCGGCAAGTCCGTGTCGTCGCTCGCGCTGCTCGGCCTGCTGCCCGGCACCGCCCGCGTCACCGGCAGCGCGCGCCTCGGCGACCAGGAGCTCGTGGGACTCGACCGCCGTGCCCTGTCCGAGGTCCGCGGCCGGCGCATCGCGATGATCTTCCAGGACCCGGGCAACGCGCTGGACCCGGTGTTCACGGTCGGCTACCAGCTCCGCGAGATGCTGCGCCGGCACGTCCCCGGCCTGACGCGCGCGCAGCGGACGGCCCGCGCGGTCGAGCTGCTGCGCATGGTCGAGCTGCCCGACCCCGAGGAGCGGCTGCGGTTCTACCCGCACCAGCTCTCGGGCGGGCAGGCGCAGCGCGTCATGATCGCGATGGCCCTGGCCTGCGACCCGGAGATCCTGGTCGCGGACGAGCCGACCACCGCGCTGGACGTGACCGTGCAGCAGGAGGTGCTGGACGTGCTGCGCCGGCTGCGGGAGCGCACGTCCGCCGCGATCGTCCTCATCACGCACGACATGGGCGTGGTGGCCGACCTGGCCGACCGCGTCGTGGTCATGCGCGACGGCGAGGTGGTCGAGACCGCCGACGTCGCCGCCCTGTTCGCCGCGCCCGCCGCCGCGTACACCCGCACGCTGCTGGCCGCCGTGCCGCGCATCGGCGCGCCCGCCCGGGACAGCGCCGCCGACGACCGCGAGCGCCCGGCCCTCAACGTCGAGCGGCTCGTCGTGGAGTACCGCAACCGTCGGGGGCGTGTCGTGCGGGCCGTCGACGACGTGACGCTGCGGGTGCAGCCCGGCGAGATGGTCGCGCTGGTCGGCGAGTCCGGGTCCGGCAAGTCCACGCTCGGCCGGTGCGCGCTCGGCCTCGCGCCGCTCACGTCCGGGACGGTCGAGGTGGTCGGCACCCGGCTCGGCACCGACACCCCGCGCGCCGTGCGCGCCGCGCGCACCCGCATCGGCGTCGTGTTCCAGAACCCCGCCGCGTCGCTCAACCCCCGCTACACCGTCGGGGAGTCGGTCGCCGAGCCGCTGCGCGTGCACGCCGGGCTGCGGGGGGCGGTCCTCGACGCGCGGGTCGCCGAGCTGCTCGAGAGCGTCGAGCTGCCCGCCGCCTGGGCGTCCCGGTACCCGCACGAGCTGTCCGGCGGCCAGCGGCAGCGGGTGTCGATCGCGCGCGCCGTCTCGCTCGACCCGGAGCTGCTCATCGCCGACGAGCCGACCTCCGCGCTCGACGTCTCCGTGCAGGCGACCGTGCTGGAGCTGTTCCGGTCGATCCAGCAGCGGCTGCGGTTCGCGTGCCTGTTCATCAGCCACGACCTGGCCGTCGTGGACGAGCTCGCCGACCGCGTCGCCGTGATGCACCGCGGGCGGCTCGTGGAGGTCGGCGAGCGCAGCACGGTGCTCGGTGCGCCGCAGGACGACTACACGCGCCGGCTGCTCGCGGCGGCCCCGGTGCCCGACCCCGCGGCGCAGGCGGAGCGGCGGGCGGCGCGGCTCGCGGGCTGA
- the sigK gene encoding ECF RNA polymerase sigma factor SigK, with amino-acid sequence MSSPDARTSARQAADQALARVAAGDLDAFASLYDMLSPAVHGTALAVLRDPDHAAEVTQEVMVEIWRTAARWDARRGSARSWATTMAHRRAVDRVRSVQAQRDRDQAVLDADRPREFDVVAEQAEEHLEAQRVRHCLGGLTDTQREAVVLAYYDGRTYREVAEHLDAPLPTVKSRIRDGLVRLRDCLGVAA; translated from the coding sequence GTGTCCAGCCCCGACGCCCGCACCTCCGCGCGCCAGGCCGCCGACCAGGCCCTCGCGCGCGTCGCCGCCGGCGACCTCGACGCGTTCGCGTCGCTGTACGACATGCTGTCCCCCGCCGTGCACGGCACGGCCCTCGCCGTGCTCCGGGACCCGGACCACGCGGCCGAGGTCACGCAGGAGGTCATGGTGGAGATCTGGCGCACCGCAGCCCGGTGGGACGCCCGCCGCGGGTCGGCACGCTCCTGGGCGACGACGATGGCGCACCGCCGGGCGGTGGACCGCGTGCGGTCCGTGCAGGCGCAGCGCGACCGCGACCAGGCCGTCCTGGACGCGGACCGGCCCCGGGAGTTCGACGTCGTCGCGGAGCAGGCCGAGGAGCACCTCGAGGCGCAGCGCGTCCGGCACTGCCTCGGCGGCCTGACCGACACCCAGCGCGAGGCCGTCGTGCTCGCCTACTACGACGGCCGCACCTACCGCGAGGTCGCCGAGCACCTGGACGCCCCGCTGCCCACGGTGAAGTCCCGGATCCGCGACGGCCTCGTGCGGCTGCGCGACTGCCTGGGGGTGGCCGCGTGA
- a CDS encoding anti-sigma factor yields the protein MSTPPVPPRPGDRRPDDAASRELLGAWALDAVTDAERAAVEDLMARDPDAAREGRSLRETAARLGGAVAAPAPDAVRAATLALAAATPQDGGADTGTRTGAETGTAAGAAEGTAHGSARRTGTVAGAAATPGPDAEAAAHRPPATSGAAGGSAAPAPPGRAAGSTRPPGRPDRAVRPGATARPGARRRWRSLVTALAVLALVAVPSTIAWRESQRAAEAEARADRIAAALAVPGAQVAGAELTTGGTAVAVLTADGALLTATGVEQPGDGRVYQLWVMRDGEPLPDATSAAPGGTFQVRTDVWRPGDALALTVEPAGGSEAPTSEPVVVLAAT from the coding sequence GTGAGCACCCCGCCGGTCCCGCCGCGGCCGGGCGACCGCCGCCCCGACGACGCCGCCTCCCGCGAGCTGCTCGGCGCCTGGGCGCTGGACGCCGTCACCGACGCGGAGCGGGCCGCCGTCGAGGACCTCATGGCCCGGGACCCGGACGCCGCCCGCGAGGGGCGCTCGCTCCGGGAGACCGCGGCCCGGCTCGGTGGCGCGGTCGCGGCCCCGGCACCCGACGCGGTCCGTGCCGCGACGCTCGCGCTCGCCGCGGCGACCCCGCAGGACGGGGGCGCGGACACCGGCACCCGGACCGGTGCGGAGACGGGCACGGCGGCCGGTGCGGCGGAGGGGACCGCGCACGGGTCCGCACGACGCACGGGCACCGTCGCGGGCGCGGCCGCCACCCCCGGACCCGACGCGGAGGCAGCTGCTCACCGACCCCCGGCGACCTCCGGTGCAGCCGGCGGATCCGCGGCTCCCGCCCCTCCGGGCCGCGCCGCCGGGTCGACCCGGCCCCCGGGCCGCCCGGACCGGGCCGTCCGCCCCGGGGCGACGGCACGACCCGGGGCCCGCCGCCGCTGGCGCAGCCTGGTCACCGCGCTCGCGGTGCTGGCGCTGGTCGCGGTCCCGAGCACCATCGCCTGGCGGGAGTCGCAGCGGGCGGCCGAGGCCGAGGCCCGGGCCGACCGGATCGCCGCCGCGCTGGCGGTGCCCGGGGCCCAGGTGGCCGGCGCCGAGCTGACCACGGGCGGCACGGCGGTGGCGGTCCTCACCGCCGACGGCGCGCTGCTCACCGCCACGGGCGTCGAGCAGCCGGGTGACGGGCGGGTCTACCAGCTCTGGGTGATGCGCGACGGCGAGCCTCTCCCCGACGCGACGTCCGCCGCACCCGGCGGGACGTTCCAGGTCCGCACGGACGTGTGGCGACCGGGCGACGCCCTGGCGCTGACGGTCGAGCCCGCCGGCGGTTCGGAGGCTCCGACCTCGGAACCGGTCGTGGTCCTGGCCGCCACCTGA
- a CDS encoding ABC transporter ATP-binding protein — MTGTPAAPPLATDAVTLAYDRLVVARDLTVAVPAGSFTVIIGPNGCGKSTLLRALARTLRPRAGRVLLDGTPMGSLRSRAIARRLALLPQGPIAPEGITVGDLVARGRYPHQGLLRQWSADDARAVDAAMAATEVTELRVRDVADLSGGQRQRAWLAMALAQETDLLLLDEPTTFLDIAHQYEVMDLCARLHEEGRTLVAVLHDLNQAARYGTHVIAMQDGRVVAEGAPGEVITAELVRDVFGLASRVVPDPETGTPMVVPRRRDAHVRHATDRP, encoded by the coding sequence ATGACCGGCACTCCCGCCGCGCCGCCGCTCGCGACGGACGCCGTGACGCTCGCGTACGACCGGCTGGTGGTCGCGCGCGACCTCACCGTCGCCGTGCCCGCGGGGTCGTTCACCGTCATCATCGGGCCGAACGGCTGCGGCAAGTCGACCCTGCTGCGGGCGCTCGCGCGCACGCTCCGGCCCCGTGCGGGCCGGGTGCTGCTGGACGGCACGCCGATGGGCTCGCTGCGCAGCCGCGCGATCGCCCGCCGGCTCGCGCTGCTCCCGCAGGGGCCCATCGCGCCCGAGGGCATCACCGTCGGCGACCTCGTCGCCCGCGGGCGGTACCCGCACCAGGGTCTGCTGCGCCAGTGGTCCGCCGACGACGCCCGCGCCGTCGACGCCGCGATGGCCGCCACCGAGGTCACGGAGCTGCGGGTCCGCGACGTCGCGGACCTCTCCGGCGGCCAGCGGCAGCGCGCGTGGCTGGCGATGGCCCTCGCGCAGGAGACCGACCTGCTGCTGCTCGACGAGCCGACGACGTTCCTCGACATCGCCCACCAGTACGAGGTCATGGACCTGTGCGCCCGGCTGCACGAGGAGGGGCGCACGCTCGTCGCCGTGCTGCACGACCTCAACCAGGCGGCCCGGTACGGCACGCACGTGATCGCGATGCAGGACGGCCGCGTCGTGGCGGAGGGCGCGCCCGGCGAGGTCATCACGGCCGAGCTGGTGCGGGACGTCTTCGGGCTGGCCTCGCGCGTGGTGCCCGACCCGGAGACCGGCACGCCGATGGTCGTCCCCCGCCGCCGGGACGCCCACGTCCGCCACGCCACCGACCGCCCCTGA
- a CDS encoding iron chelate uptake ABC transporter family permease subunit, with translation MTRTAGAPAAPGTPAVVRAGAGRSGHGVAVRVNRRPVVVCAAALLVVLVLAVVTVWLGELGISPAELPAVLAGQGSRAQEWVLWSNRAPRLGVAVGAGAAFGVAGSVFQSVTRNPLGSPDVIGLGAGAAAGAAAATLVWPGVLPGPVGALLGAGLAVGVVLLGAGRGVRAPLRMVVVGIAVGAMSLAFVQLALARATAEEAQTVAAWLNGSLLSRRAEHVATIGIALAVLLPCALALTRRLQLVEMGDDAATALGVDPGRTRALAIAVGVALTAAAVSVCGPVSFIALTAPQIARRLTRSTGPGMVAAACTGATLLVAADLLAQHAPWGVQYPVGVLTALLGGSYLAYLLVREWRKGTA, from the coding sequence GTGACCAGGACCGCGGGAGCGCCGGCCGCGCCCGGGACGCCTGCCGTCGTCCGCGCCGGGGCCGGTCGCAGCGGGCACGGGGTCGCCGTCCGCGTGAACCGCCGCCCGGTCGTCGTGTGCGCGGCCGCGCTGCTCGTCGTGCTCGTGCTCGCGGTCGTGACGGTCTGGCTCGGCGAGCTCGGCATCAGCCCCGCGGAGCTGCCCGCCGTGCTGGCCGGCCAGGGGTCCCGCGCGCAGGAGTGGGTCCTGTGGTCCAACCGTGCGCCGCGGCTCGGCGTCGCGGTGGGCGCCGGGGCCGCGTTCGGTGTGGCCGGTTCCGTGTTCCAGAGCGTCACCCGCAACCCGCTCGGCAGCCCCGACGTGATCGGCCTCGGCGCGGGCGCGGCGGCGGGCGCGGCCGCGGCGACGCTCGTGTGGCCCGGGGTGCTGCCCGGCCCGGTGGGCGCCCTGCTCGGTGCCGGTCTGGCGGTCGGCGTGGTGCTGCTCGGCGCCGGACGCGGCGTGCGGGCGCCGCTGCGGATGGTCGTCGTCGGCATCGCGGTCGGCGCGATGAGCCTGGCCTTCGTGCAGCTCGCCCTCGCCCGCGCCACGGCCGAGGAGGCGCAGACGGTCGCGGCGTGGCTGAACGGCAGCCTGCTGTCCCGCCGCGCCGAGCACGTCGCGACGATCGGGATCGCGCTCGCGGTGCTGCTGCCCTGCGCGCTCGCGCTGACCCGGCGCCTCCAGCTCGTCGAGATGGGGGACGACGCCGCCACCGCGCTCGGCGTGGACCCGGGACGCACGCGCGCCCTGGCGATCGCGGTGGGCGTCGCGCTGACCGCCGCCGCCGTCAGCGTGTGCGGGCCCGTGTCGTTCATCGCGCTGACCGCCCCGCAGATCGCCCGCCGGCTCACGCGCTCCACCGGGCCCGGCATGGTCGCCGCCGCGTGCACCGGCGCCACCCTGCTCGTCGCCGCGGACCTGCTCGCGCAGCACGCGCCGTGGGGCGTGCAGTACCCGGTCGGTGTGCTCACCGCGCTGCTCGGGGGCTCGTACCTCGCGTACCTCCTGGTGCGCGAGTGGAGGAAGGGGACCGCATGA
- a CDS encoding iron ABC transporter permease, whose protein sequence is MTTGVTAPRAPRSTARGSRSRTWALAAGLVVAAGLLLLACGLSVAVGSKPVPLGEVWSAWLRPDDGYTSAVVQSRLSRTALGLLAGAALAVSGAVIQGLTRNPLGDPGLLGVNAGASASVVVVTALAGGTAGRSVWAALPGAVLATVAVYVIGSGGPGGRATPVRLVLAGSAVGAVLLALVQAITLADTDVFTTYRFWVIGSLAGRPDGTVGLVLPYVVAGLVLALLLARPLNALALGDETATALGLSAGRTRLLAGAAATVLAAASVAAVGPVAFVGLAVPLTVRTVTGADHRWLLPYAALLGPVLLLGADVVGRVVARPGELMVGVVTAFLGAPFLVAAVRRGRVGL, encoded by the coding sequence GTGACCACCGGCGTCACCGCCCCGCGAGCCCCGCGCAGCACCGCGCGGGGCTCGCGGTCGCGTACCTGGGCGCTGGCCGCGGGGCTGGTGGTCGCGGCCGGGCTGCTGCTGCTCGCGTGCGGGCTCAGCGTCGCCGTCGGGTCCAAGCCGGTGCCGCTCGGCGAGGTGTGGTCGGCGTGGCTGCGCCCCGACGACGGGTACACCTCCGCCGTCGTGCAGTCGCGGCTGTCCCGCACCGCGCTCGGACTGCTCGCGGGCGCGGCCCTCGCGGTGTCCGGCGCCGTCATCCAGGGCCTGACCCGCAACCCGCTCGGCGACCCGGGCCTGCTCGGCGTGAACGCCGGGGCGTCGGCCTCCGTGGTGGTCGTGACGGCGCTCGCCGGAGGAACCGCCGGGCGCTCGGTCTGGGCGGCGCTCCCCGGCGCCGTGCTGGCGACCGTCGCGGTGTACGTCATCGGGTCCGGCGGGCCGGGCGGCCGGGCGACGCCGGTGCGGCTCGTGCTCGCGGGGTCGGCCGTCGGGGCGGTGCTGCTCGCGCTGGTGCAGGCGATCACGCTGGCCGACACCGACGTCTTCACGACGTACCGGTTCTGGGTCATCGGCTCGCTGGCCGGGCGGCCGGACGGCACCGTGGGGCTGGTGCTGCCGTACGTCGTCGCCGGGCTCGTGCTGGCGCTGCTGCTCGCGCGGCCCCTGAACGCCCTGGCGCTGGGGGACGAGACGGCGACGGCGCTCGGGCTCAGCGCCGGGCGGACGCGCCTCCTCGCGGGGGCTGCCGCCACGGTGCTCGCGGCGGCGTCGGTGGCCGCCGTCGGGCCCGTGGCGTTCGTCGGGCTCGCGGTCCCGCTGACCGTGCGGACGGTCACCGGCGCCGACCACCGGTGGCTGCTGCCGTACGCGGCGCTGCTCGGCCCGGTCCTGCTGCTCGGGGCCGACGTGGTGGGACGGGTCGTCGCGCGTCCCGGCGAGCTGATGGTCGGCGTGGTGACCGCGTTCCTGGGGGCGCCGTTCCTCGTGGCGGCCGTGCGGCGGGGGAGGGTCGGGCTGTGA
- a CDS encoding iron-siderophore ABC transporter substrate-binding protein, protein MHARTSRPRPAARRGLTAVAVLGVATLALTACSGDDSGSAEDAGAPDDTAAADGAYPVTIESSLGEATIAERPERVVALGWGAADIAFSLGTTPVGIESDDWAGDEDGYQPWFREAVEDAGEELPETIRMYPELDVEAVIALEPDLILATQSGIDQATFDQLSDFAPVVAYPGDAWATSVEDQIAIAAQALGVPERGDELVDGIQAAYDEVAQAHPEWADVTYAYVYGGDQAGALGVYMPGDTRVALLSSLGLQLAPSASALEPDPGSFYATLGLENADRLDDVDVLFTWFNDEDEQAATEAQPLWQQMPAFASGAYLPMIDRQLGMAVTVADPLSVPYALDAYVPQIEEVVAKVTGS, encoded by the coding sequence GTGCACGCTCGCACGTCCCGCCCGCGCCCGGCCGCCCGCCGCGGCCTGACCGCCGTCGCCGTGCTCGGCGTCGCCACGCTCGCCCTGACCGCCTGCTCAGGTGACGACAGCGGGTCCGCGGAGGACGCCGGCGCCCCGGACGACACCGCCGCGGCCGACGGCGCGTACCCGGTCACGATCGAGTCCTCGCTCGGCGAGGCGACCATCGCGGAGCGGCCCGAGCGGGTCGTGGCCCTCGGGTGGGGCGCAGCCGACATCGCGTTCTCGCTCGGCACCACGCCCGTCGGCATCGAGTCCGACGACTGGGCCGGCGACGAGGACGGGTACCAGCCGTGGTTCCGCGAAGCGGTCGAGGACGCCGGCGAGGAGCTGCCCGAGACCATCAGGATGTACCCGGAGCTCGACGTCGAGGCCGTCATCGCCCTCGAGCCCGACCTGATCCTCGCGACGCAGTCCGGCATCGACCAGGCCACGTTCGACCAGCTCTCCGACTTCGCGCCCGTCGTCGCCTACCCGGGCGACGCGTGGGCGACGTCCGTCGAGGACCAGATCGCGATCGCGGCGCAGGCGCTGGGCGTCCCGGAGCGTGGCGACGAGCTGGTCGACGGCATCCAGGCCGCGTACGACGAGGTCGCGCAGGCGCACCCCGAGTGGGCGGACGTGACCTACGCGTACGTCTACGGCGGCGACCAGGCGGGTGCGCTCGGCGTCTACATGCCCGGGGACACCCGCGTCGCGCTGCTGTCGAGCCTCGGGCTGCAGCTCGCGCCGTCGGCGTCCGCGCTGGAGCCCGACCCCGGCTCGTTCTACGCCACCCTGGGCCTGGAGAACGCGGACCGGCTCGACGACGTGGACGTGCTGTTCACCTGGTTCAACGACGAGGACGAGCAGGCGGCCACGGAGGCGCAGCCGCTGTGGCAGCAGATGCCGGCGTTCGCCTCCGGCGCGTACCTGCCGATGATCGACCGGCAGCTCGGCATGGCCGTCACGGTCGCCGACCCGCTGAGCGTGCCGTACGCCCTCGACGCGTACGTCCCGCAGATCGAGGAGGTCGTCGCGAAGGTGACCGGGAGCTGA